The DNA region GGCGATGAAGTTGCGCGCCGTCTGCGCATTGGTCATCGTCTCGATCGTCGTGAAGGTCTTCGAGGCAATGATGAAGAGCGTCGTTTCCGGCTGAACCTGCTTCAGGATATCGGCGATGTGGGCGCCGTCGATGTTGGAGACGAAATGCGCGCGCGGGCCATCATGGAAGGGCGCGAGCGCCAACGTCGCCATGACCGGGCCGAGGTCCGAGCCGCCAATGCCGATATTGATGACGTCGGTTATCTGCTTGCCCGTCGCACCCTTCAGCGCGCCGGAGCGGACGCCGTCGGCGAACTTGCCCATGGCGGCGAGAACGCCGTTGACATCCGGCGTCACGTCTTTGCCATCCACGAGCACGGGCGTGTTGGAGCGGTTGCGAAGCGCTGTGTGCAGAACGGCGCGGTCTTCCGTGAAGTTGATCGCCTTGCCGGAAAACATTTCCTCGCGCTTCTTCTCTACACCGCCTTCTTCAGCGAGCTTGACGAGAAGCGCCAGGATTTCGCCGTTCATGGCAGTCTTCGAATAGTCCATCAAAAGGTCGTCAAGCGAGGCGGTGAAGCGCGTGAAGCGCTGAGGATCGGCCGCGAAGGCAGCGCGGATATCGGTTGCCTTCGTGGCGGCCGCAGTGTTCTTCAGCTGTTCGACGATGGCGTTCATGGGAGGCTCCTTGAAGGCGGAAAGGGTTGCGGAAACTATTCGCTTTGTAGGGCGCAAATCAAGTTCAGCCACCGCCGGAATGCAAAAAAGCCACCCGCACCAGGCGGGATGGCTCTAAATTTCATGCAGGTGTCAAATCAGCCGCGCAGATCCTTGCGCAGAATTTTGCCGACCGGCGATTTCGGCAGTTCGGTGCGGAATTCGATATGGCGGGGACGCTTGTAGTTGGTAAGGTTGGCGGCGCAATGGGCTCTCACATCGGCCTCAGTCAGCGCCGGGTCTCTCCGCACTACGAAGAGTTTCACCGCTTCGCCGGAATGGCCGTCCGGCACGCCGATTGCGGCGGCCTCGACGATGCCCGGGTGCATGGCGGCGACTTCCTCGACCTCGTTCGGATAGACGTTGAAGCCGGAAACCAGGATCATGTCCTTCTTGCGGTCGACGATCTTGGTGTAGCCGCGCTCGTCCATGAAGCCCATGTCGCCGCTACGGAAAAAGCCGTCCGCCGTCATCACCTTCGCGGTCTCCTCCGGCTTCTGCCAGTAGCCGGCCATCACCTGCGGCCCCCGGATGCAGATTTCGCCGATCTCGCCCAGCGGCAGGGAATTGCCGTTTTCGTCGCGGATGTCGATCTCGGTAGAGGGGAGAGGCAAGCCGATCGAACCGGTGAATTCCGGCGAATCGAAGCGGTTGGCAGTTGCGACCGGCGAGGTCTCGGAAAGGCCGTAGCCCTCGGTGATATGCGAGCCCGTCATCTTCAGCCAGCGCTCGGCGACCGGCCGCTGCACCGCCATGCCGCCGCCAAGCGACATGATGAGCGAGGAGAAATCGAGCTTGGCAAAATCGGCATTGTTCATCAGCGCGTTGAAAAGCGTATTGAGGCCGGGGAAGATATGGACGTTCGACTTGCCGAATTCCTTGACGAAGCCCGGAATGTCACGCGGATTGGCGATCAGGATGTTGTGCGCGCCGAGCGACATGCCCATAAGCGAATTCACCGTCAGCGCGAAGATGTGATAAAGCGGCAGCGCGCACATGAAATTCAGCACGTCCGGCTGCTTCTTGAGCTCGAAGGCGGATTTCAGCCAGAGCTGCAGCTGCCGCTTGTTGGCAAGAAGGTTCTGGTGCGTCAGCACCGCTCCCTTGGCTACGCCCGTGGTGCCGCCGGTATATTGAAGAAAGGCGATATCGCTGCCCTTGATGGCCGGCGGTTGTAGCGGCCTGCGTGCGCCTTCGCTTAGTATCTGCTTGAATGTCTTGTGCTGCGGGATCGACCAGGAAGGAACCAGCTTTTTCACCTTGCGGACGACGAGATTGACGATCAATCCCTTTGGGCCCAGCATTTCCCCAAGCGAAGTCACCACCACATGGCGCACATCGGTCTTTGCCAGTACCTGTTCCACCGTGCGGGCGAAGTTCTCCAATACGAAGATCGCCTTCGCGCCTGAATCGCCCAGCTGGTGTTCCAGTTCACGCGGCGTATAGAGCGGATTGACATTCACGACGACCAGGCCTGCGCGCAGGATGCCGTAAACCGCGATAGGGTTCTGCAGCACGTTCGGCATCATCACGGCCACCCGATCGCCTTTCTGAAGACCGGTGCCTTGCAGCCAGGCGGCAACTTTGCGCGTCTGCTCTCCGAGCTCTCGATACGTGAGCGCCTTGCCCATGCTCGAAAATGCAACGCGATTCGCATAATTCTCGCAGGATTTTTGCAGCAGCTCCGCCAGCGATTCGTGTTCCGGCGGCGGCAGTTCGGCCGGAACGACCGCTGGATATGTGGCAAGCCAGGGCTTTTCCCGCTCTGCGCCACCCGGGTGGACGGAAATGCTGCTCATCGTGTCTCTCTCCCTACCCGGCCACGGATGCCGGTCTGCGGCTGCCGGTCGGATGATCCTCCATCCTCCGAAGGGCAGCTTATGCCATTGCCTGAACGGTTCAAGCGGGATTAGAGTTACACTAACTTTGACGTAAACGTCAACGGGGCGTCCACACACGATAGTCCGGAACTTTTGAATCCGACGACGCGTTTTATTTTCATGACTGACAAGCAAGGAGAAGCAGAAATGCTCAATGAGGACACTGATGTCAGCCGCCACGATCCCAACGTGAAGGATACCCCGTCGCTGATTGCAAGCGACCGCGTTGAAGGTACCCGTGTCTATGGCGCCGATGGCAAGCACATCGGCTCGATCGAGCGCTTGATCATCGGAAAGCAGGATGGCCGCGTGGCATATGCCGTGCTGAGCTTCGGCGGCTTCCTGGGCATCGGAAATGACTATTACCCGCTGCCTTGGGAAAAGCTGAACTACGACACGGAGCTTGACGGCTATCGCATCGATCTGACGAAGGAACAGATCGAGAGCGCACCGAGCTACGCGGACGATGACGACAGCTGGTACAACGATAATGGCCGCCGGATCTATGACTACTACGGTGTGCCGCCTTACTGGATGTAACGTCGTCCGCGCGGACGAGCCGGAAAGGGCCCCGCGGCTGGCGGGGCCTTTTGGCGTCTTTAGACAAGATCGTTGGCCGAGCGGAGAGCCCTTCCGGGAACGATGTCTTCCGCAGCGAATACCATCTGCGTCTTCAGTGTGAAAACATGGGTTTCACCCGGCAGGAGGGTAACGAGCATCGAATCCACCACCGCAGCCGGATCGAGCCGGTCCACCACCAGGCAAAGATCCTTCAGAAAGCTTCTGGCTGTGACCTTCACCTCGCAGCCGTCGGCAACACGCGTGACTGCGACATCGAACTGCGCCTTCGGCAGCTTCAAGTCGACATCCTCGACGAAATAGTGGAAGGCGCGTTTGTCGAGCATCTGCACGACGACGACCTCGTCATCCGCCGCATCCGGAGTGGCGATGTCGTCTGCCAGGATGAATTCCTTCGCCTCGAACCTGTCGCAGAGCAGCCGCCAGAACTCGAATTCCGCTAGCACCGTCCCATCGAGTTTCATGCGCTTGCCGCTGATTTTCGATCGCCAGAAAAGTGTCCGCTCGTTGACGGCAACGGCGGCGAGTTTGTCTCCCCTCGGCTGGATCGTCAGCAGACGCGGATCGAAGGCCTGCTGCAGCGCGTACCAGAGCGGCTTGCGCCGCCCCGCGGAATCGAGTGCTGCCCATGAGGTTACCGGCCAGCAATCGTTGAACTGCCAGACGACCGCGCCTTTGCAGATGCCGCGGTGCGAGCGCATGTGTTCGACGGCAAAGCGGATCGCGCGCGCCTGGTTCAACTGCGTGGCGAAATGCCAGTCGTCCATCGACTTCGGTACCGGCAAGTGGCCGGCAAGGCCGCGGATCAGCCGCTCATTGCCCTGCGTCGCCTTTTGATGGTGGAAGACGCCATGGGATTGTGGTGTCAGCGGATTGTCATGCACGCTTTCTTCGAGCGTCGCCCAATTCGGCGGCGCCTGCCAGCCGAATTCGGAGCAGAAGCGCGGGATGTAGTTGCGATAGACCTCGTAGCCGACGTCGTTCCACACATCCCAGATATGCTTGCAGCCATGTTCGTCGGCATTCGGCGCAATATCCATCGTGCCGGAATAGGGACTGCCGGGATAATAGGACCGGTCGGGATCGAGTTCGGCACACAGCTTAGGCAGAAGGTCGAGATAATAGCCGAGACCCCAGGTGACGCCTTCCTGGATGACCGGCCGCCAGCCCCATTCGTCGAAGCCCCAGATATTCTCGTTGTTGCCGTTCCAGACGATCAGCGAGGCATGCGGCATCAGCCTGACGACATTGTCACGCACTTCGGCTTCCACTTCACTGCGGAGCGGCTCTTCCTCTGGGTAGGCGGCACAGGCAAAGAGGAAGTCTTGCCAGATCAGCATGCCGGCGCGGTCGCAGGCCTCGTAGAATTCATCGCGCTCGAAGATGCCGCCGCCCCAGACGCGCAGCATATTGATGTTCGCTGCCTTCGCCTCGTCGATGCGCGAAATGTAGCGCTCGGCGGTCACGCGGGACGGAAAGCAGTCGTCCGGAATCCAGTTGGCGCCGCAGATGAAAAGCGGCACGTCGTTGACTACGAAAGTGAAGGCTGAACCATGTTCATCCGGTGCTGTATCCAGCCGCACCGAGCGGAAACCGATTTCCTTTGAATAATTATCGAGTAGGTCATCGCTTACGCTATCGCGCAACTCGATCGTTAGCGCATAGAGCGGCTGTGCGCCAAGATGATGCGGCCACCAAAGCTCTGGCGATGGAACGCAGATGTCGAAGCTAACATCTCCGGCACCCTCCGCAATCTCGGCCGTATGAGATACGCCCGCAATCGCGGTGACGATCCTGCAGGCGCACGGCGCGCCATGCTGCGCCAGCTTGGCATGGACCTTCACCAGGCCATCGCCACCCGCAAGCGTCGCCGATACCCGCATCTCGGCCAGTCGTGCCCGATCCCAGCTTTCCAGCCGCACCGGCTTCCAAATTCCCGCCGTCACCAGGGTCGGTCCCCAGTCCCAGCCGAAATTGCACGCCATCTTGCGGATCAGGTTTCCAGGCCCGGGATAATTGTTGGGGCGGTAGCCGTAATGCTTCTCCATTTCCGCGCCATAGGCATAGGCGGAGTGGAAGGTGACGCTGAGTTCGTTGATGCCGCTCTTCAGTAAAGCTGAAACGTCAAAGCGGTAGGTGCGATGCTGATTGAAGGTTTGAGCCACCTCGTCGCCGTTCAGTCGGATCGTCGTGATCGTATCCAGCCCGTCGAAAACCAACTCATGAGCCTTGCCCTCGTCGCAAGCTGCTTCGAAGCTGCAGCGATAGACCCACTCCGATTTGCCGATCCAGTCGTTGGTGATCTCGTTGACGTCGGGATAGGGATCGGGGATCAGCCGGTTTGCCAAGAGGTCGAGATGCACGCAGCCGGGCACGGTCGCGGGAATAGATTCGGGTAATCCGGGGCGTCCTGTATCGTTGCAGGAAAGCGTCCAGCCGCTACGGAGTTCAGTTTTTTCGATCATCGAAAGCTCTTATTGGAAACGGCCGTGGCGTTGCAGCACTTCGATTTTGTAGCCGTCGGGATCGGTAATAAAGAAGAACAGGCCGAAGAGCTTGCCATCGCGGTTGAGCTCGACAAGCTTGCCGGGATTGAGCCCGGCCCTCGTCAATCGCTCATGTTCGACGGCGACCTCATCGACCGAAAAGGCGAGGTGACCATAGCCATCACCGGGATCGTAGGATGCGGTACGGCCCTTGTTGACTGTCAGCTCTAGCTCGAAGCCGGTCTCGGCATTGCTCATATAGATCAGCGTGAAGGTGTCGAAATCGACCCGGTCGGCAACTGTCAGCCCGAAGACCTTGCTGTAGAAATCGACCGAGCGCGCCTCGTCGAGAACGCGGATCATGGAGTGGATCATCTTTGCCAAGGCGGCCTCCCGTTGCCGACACTATGGCAGCCTTGGTAGCTGCCCTGTCATGCCGGGCGCAAGCCTATTCTTCGCGTGATCGCGTTTTCGACGAGCCCCATACCGTCGTAGATCAGAACGGCCATCAGGCCGACGATAAGGCCGCCCTGCAGGATGAATGCCGTATTGTCGGAGATCAGGCCGGCGATGATGACTTCGCCGAGACCCTTTGCCGCAACCGTCGAGCCGATTGTCGCCGTGCCGATATTGATGACGGTCGCGACCTTGAGGCCCTCGAGGATGAGTGGCAGCGCAAGCGGCAGCTCGACGCGGAAAAGCCGCTGTGTCGCATCCATGCCCATGCCGTCGGCGGCATCGAGAACGGACGGCGAGACCTGCCGCAGGCCGGAGACGGTATTTTCGAAGATCGGCAGCAAGCCGTAGAGAAAGAGCGCGATCAAAGTCGGCGCGGCGCCGAAGCCTGTGGCAGGAACGGCAAGCGCCAGCACGGCCACCGGCGGGAAGGTCTGCCCGGCATTGGCGATTGCGCGTGACAGCGGCAGGAAATCCTCGCCGCTTTTCCGCGTTACGAATATGCCGGCCAGAACCGCCAGGATGGCACTGCCGACAATCGAGACGACGACCAATTCGAGGTGGCCAAGGGCAAGCGACGGCAGGCTGTTTTGCGTGTAGACCGGCGGCGCGTTGTTGTTGGTCAGCGCCACCAGTATGAAGGAAAGCCACTCCGTCCTGAAAAGCAGAATCAGGAGCACCGCCAGCGCTACGACACGAAAGAGGTTGGCGACCACAAGCTTCATGCCTTGCGGCCCAGTTCGAGAAGCCGCGTCATGGAGATCGAGCCGACGGGGGCCCTGTCGGCATCCTGCACCGCTGCCTCATCCACCCCTTGCCAGATCATTTCCGCCAATGCGTCCCGAAGGCTGATCGACTGCGGCAGCGCATAAGGCAGTCCGGTCTTAGCAGGCGCCATGCTTGCCTTGAGCGGCAGCAGCGACATCAGTTTCAAGGCTCTATCGGACGTGCCAGTCAGTTGCTGCACGAAGGGGTCTGCCGGTTCCGTCAGTATCTTTTCCGGCGTCGAGCATTGTAGCAGCCTGCCCTCGCTCATGACGGCGATCTGGTTGCCGAGGTGGAAGGCCTCGTCCATATCGTGGGTCACGAGAACGACGGTCGTGCCGAATTGCTTCTGGATCGCCAGAAGATCGTCCTGCGCCTTCCCACGGATGACCGGATCGAGCGCGCCGAAGGGCTCATCCATCAGCAGCAGATCCGGCTCCGCTGCGAGCGCTCGGGCAACGCCGACGCGCTGCTGCTGACCCCCGGAAAGCTGATGCGGATATTTGGAGGCGAAAGTCGCCGGATCGAGATTGAAGAGGCCGAGCAGCTCGTTGACGCGCCCGGCGGTGCGCGCTGCGTCCCAGCCCAGCAATTCCGGTACGGTTGCGATATTCTGCGCCACGGTCCGGTGCGGAAAGAGCCCATGGCCCTGGATCGCATAGCCGATCTTGCGGCGCAGCTCGGTCGCCGGCACATCCATGACATTCTGCCCGGCGACGAAGATCTGCCCTTCGGTGATCGGCACCAGCCTGTTGATCATCCGCATCAGCGTCGATTTGCCGGAGCCGGAGGTGCCGACGATGACGGTGATCGAGCCTTTCTCGACGCTCATCGAGACATCGTCGACGACGGTTGCGGCGCCATAGCGCTTGGTGACGTTCCTGATCTCGATCATGGTCATGCGGCGGATCCCCGAATGCTGTCGATGACCGCATCGAGGATGACGGCCGATGAGAAGGCGAAGAAAACGGTCGGTACGGCGCCGAGCATCACAAGGTCCATGGCGGTCTGGCCTAGGCCCTGGAAAATGAAAATACCGAAGCCGCCGCCGCCGATGAGCGCTGCGATCGTCACGAGGCCGATCGCCTGCACCAGCACGATGCGGATGCCGGTGAGAATGACTGGAAAGGCAAGCGGCATATCGATGCCGGTCAGGATCTGCCGTCGCGTCAGCCCCATACCGGCGGCTGCATCCCGCACGGAGGGATCGACGCCCTCAAGCCCGACGACGGTATTGGCGACGATCGGCAGCAGGGAATAGAGCACGAGGGCGATCAGCGCCGGCGCCGTGCCGATGCCGCGGATGCCGAGGTCCGCCGCAAGCGGCACATGCGTCGCGATGTAGCCGAGCGGCAGCATCAGGATACCGAAGAGCGCAAGGCTTGGAATAGTCTGAATCAGGCTGAGCCCTTGCAGTACGGCGGCACGCAACCTGGGCACCCAAAAGCAGAGGACGCCGAGCGGCAGACCGAGGACGATGGCTATCGCAACGGAACCGAGGGCAAGCAGCAGATGGGAAATGGCCTCCGATCGGAACTGCGCCGATCGCGTCGCAAACTCTTTCATGATCGACAGACTGTCGAGCAGGCCGGAAGAGAGGTAGGCGGCCAATAGCGCCGTATAAATGACCAGTGCTGCGACCCGCATCCACGGTGTCAGCCGGATTTTGACGAGGGCATCCGAGGTGACGAGACCGACGACGGCAAAGAGCACCCAAAAACCGCCTCCCGGCGTCATGCGCGCTGCATTGCTGTTGGGTGGCGTGAAGCCCGTGGCGACGAGGCCAAGTGCCGCGATCAGCGCTGCCAGCGCAAGCGTCGCGATCGCGAGCCGCAGTGCGGCGCTTTGCACACAGAGCGCTGCAAATGCAGTGGCGGCGAGTAGAAGCGTGAGAATGATGACGGAAGGCTGGTCGACAAGCTGCGTAAGCAGCATCGGTTTGCCGGAGGCGATGCGGTTTGCCTTCACATAGATGAAGGGCAAAAGTGCCGTGGCAATGGCGCCGGCAGCCACGAGAACCACGCCGAGCCGATCCAGTTTGCGGACCGCTAAGGTTTCTTCCATCGATCCATCCCTGTCCGGAAAGAAGTGCTCCGCCCGGCGATGAGGGCGGAGCACCAGAAAATTACTTCAGAAAGCCCTTTTCCTTCAGATAGGCTTCGGCAACGGACTTCGCCGGCTCTCCTTCGACCTGGATTTTGGCGTTCAGCTTGCGCAGTTCATCCGCCGTTAGGCTCTTGAAGATCGGAGCGAGGATTTCCTCGATCTTCGGGTTCGCCTTCAGCACCGCCTCGCGGATGATCGGGGTCGGCGCATAGACCTGCTGCACGCTCTTGTCGTCTGCGAGAACGGTAAGTTCGGCAGCCTCGATCGCACCGTCCGTGCCGTAAACCATGGCGGTGTTGACGCCGTTCGTCTGGTCGGCAGCAGCCTTGATTGTCGCCGCCGTGTCTCCGCCGGAAAGAACAACCATCTGGTCCGGCTTCAGCTGAAAGCCGTAGGTCGTCTGGAAGGCGGGAAGCGCACCGGCGGAGTTCACGAACTCGGCGGAAGCTGCAAGTTTCGCATCGCCGCCGTCGGCCACCCACTTGCCGAAATCGGACATGGTCTTGAGGTTGTTCGGACCGGCGACATCATTGCGGATGCCGAGCGCCCAGGTGTTGTTGGCAGGCGAGGGCGCCAGCCAGACGATCTTGTTGGCGTCGTAGTCGAGCTTCTTCGCCATTTCGTAGCCTTGGTCGAGGTTCTTCCAGGCGGCATCGTCGGCCTTGTTGAAGAAGAAGCCGGCATTGCCGGTATATTCCGGATAGATGTCGATTTCGCCGGCCGTGATCGCCTTGCGCACGACCGGCGTCGCGCCGAGTGCGATACGGTCCTGCGTCTTGATGCCGTTGGCGTCCAGAGCCAGCGCGATGACGTTGCCAAGCAGCGTGCCTTCCGTATCGATCTTCGACGAGACGACGACGTCGGCAGCATGGGCCGCACCCGCCGCAAAGGCGGAAAGTGAGACGGCAAGCGCGAGTTTCTTGAGCATGGAGTGTCCCCTTGGTTAACACCGTTTGACTCGCGAGGTTCCGGCGGGAACCTTCGCGCATGAAATCCGCCGGCGAAAGCAGAAAAGCCGCGATCACGCCGGAGATACGAGCATCATGGAAATAGTGTGCGCTCTCGAAAAATCGATGCAACCCCTCTCCAGTATCTGCCGTCGCCGCACGATTATCGCCATGAAGGCATCACCGCGCGCGAAATTGCATTTCCTTTTGCAAGGCCGCGGCGATTTGTTTTTGTTCCCTTGCGTGTTTCCGCAGTCTTCCGGCGCTCTTTATCGGCTCTGCTGCCGCGTCCGGATTTGTTCTTGAAAAGACGATAGCCCGCCAATTCCGAAGCAGGGATATCTTTTTTAGCGAACACATCATATCGTCCGATTTTTCAGTCACTTCCGGAGAATGCCTTGCATCTCGGTGCTCTTTTTGTCGCCAGCCACGTCCTCGCCTCGGGTTCGGTGCGCGAGACCGCGCGGCGCTTCTCGCTCGCGGCTTCCACGGTATCGGTGGCGGTCAGCAACCTTGAGAGCGAACTTGCGATCAAGCTGACCGAGCGCAGTTCCGGAGAACTCGTCAAACTAATCGCAAGCGGCAAGGTGCTCGACGGGTTGCAGCCTATCATGCTCGCGATAGCGCAACTCCATGAACTCGCCGGCGAACCTGCTGTAGCCTTCGAAAGCTGGGCGTCGCGCATTCCAATCAAGACGGTAACGATCGAGCGCTTTCTGGAAGTGGCGGATCAGGGCAGCATCAATCGCGCCGCCCGGCGTCTTCGGCTTGGCCAGCCGCAACTTTCATTGCAGATTGCCAATCTTGAGAAGTTCATCGGGCATCAGCTTCTCGAACGTCAGGCGCAGGGCTCGGCGCTGACCCGGAAGGGAAGGTCGGCCTACAGCATCTTTTCGGCGGTGAGCCAGGCCTGGAATGATCTAAAATCGGCAGCCGATGAGCGCTATCGACGGGTGGCGCGCTCACTACGCATCGGGTCGATCATTCCGACCGGTGCCGAAAGCTGGGTTGCGCGCTGCCTGAGCGCTCTGGTGGCCGACTGGAATGCGGGGCGCAGCAAGAATGCCATCTCGCTGATCTCGATGACCGCCGACGATCTGCGGGAGGCCCTGAGATCCGGACGTATTGACGTGGCGATCCTGGATTCGGTGTTTGGGTTGGAGGGCTTCGAGCATCGCGAGCTGCTTCGCACCGATCTGGTCGCAATCGCGCCGCCTGGAAGTACGGCATCGACCGTCGCTGATCTTG from Rhizobium sullae includes:
- a CDS encoding long-chain fatty acid--CoA ligase; translated protein: MSSISVHPGGAEREKPWLATYPAVVPAELPPPEHESLAELLQKSCENYANRVAFSSMGKALTYRELGEQTRKVAAWLQGTGLQKGDRVAVMMPNVLQNPIAVYGILRAGLVVVNVNPLYTPRELEHQLGDSGAKAIFVLENFARTVEQVLAKTDVRHVVVTSLGEMLGPKGLIVNLVVRKVKKLVPSWSIPQHKTFKQILSEGARRPLQPPAIKGSDIAFLQYTGGTTGVAKGAVLTHQNLLANKRQLQLWLKSAFELKKQPDVLNFMCALPLYHIFALTVNSLMGMSLGAHNILIANPRDIPGFVKEFGKSNVHIFPGLNTLFNALMNNADFAKLDFSSLIMSLGGGMAVQRPVAERWLKMTGSHITEGYGLSETSPVATANRFDSPEFTGSIGLPLPSTEIDIRDENGNSLPLGEIGEICIRGPQVMAGYWQKPEETAKVMTADGFFRSGDMGFMDERGYTKIVDRKKDMILVSGFNVYPNEVEEVAAMHPGIVEAAAIGVPDGHSGEAVKLFVVRRDPALTEADVRAHCAANLTNYKRPRHIEFRTELPKSPVGKILRKDLRG
- a CDS encoding PRC-barrel domain-containing protein; protein product: MLNEDTDVSRHDPNVKDTPSLIASDRVEGTRVYGADGKHIGSIERLIIGKQDGRVAYAVLSFGGFLGIGNDYYPLPWEKLNYDTELDGYRIDLTKEQIESAPSYADDDDSWYNDNGRRIYDYYGVPPYWM
- a CDS encoding glycoside hydrolase family 2 protein translates to MIEKTELRSGWTLSCNDTGRPGLPESIPATVPGCVHLDLLANRLIPDPYPDVNEITNDWIGKSEWVYRCSFEAACDEGKAHELVFDGLDTITTIRLNGDEVAQTFNQHRTYRFDVSALLKSGINELSVTFHSAYAYGAEMEKHYGYRPNNYPGPGNLIRKMACNFGWDWGPTLVTAGIWKPVRLESWDRARLAEMRVSATLAGGDGLVKVHAKLAQHGAPCACRIVTAIAGVSHTAEIAEGAGDVSFDICVPSPELWWPHHLGAQPLYALTIELRDSVSDDLLDNYSKEIGFRSVRLDTAPDEHGSAFTFVVNDVPLFICGANWIPDDCFPSRVTAERYISRIDEAKAANINMLRVWGGGIFERDEFYEACDRAGMLIWQDFLFACAAYPEEEPLRSEVEAEVRDNVVRLMPHASLIVWNGNNENIWGFDEWGWRPVIQEGVTWGLGYYLDLLPKLCAELDPDRSYYPGSPYSGTMDIAPNADEHGCKHIWDVWNDVGYEVYRNYIPRFCSEFGWQAPPNWATLEESVHDNPLTPQSHGVFHHQKATQGNERLIRGLAGHLPVPKSMDDWHFATQLNQARAIRFAVEHMRSHRGICKGAVVWQFNDCWPVTSWAALDSAGRRKPLWYALQQAFDPRLLTIQPRGDKLAAVAVNERTLFWRSKISGKRMKLDGTVLAEFEFWRLLCDRFEAKEFILADDIATPDAADDEVVVVQMLDKRAFHYFVEDVDLKLPKAQFDVAVTRVADGCEVKVTARSFLKDLCLVVDRLDPAAVVDSMLVTLLPGETHVFTLKTQMVFAAEDIVPGRALRSANDLV
- a CDS encoding VOC family protein, which codes for MAKMIHSMIRVLDEARSVDFYSKVFGLTVADRVDFDTFTLIYMSNAETGFELELTVNKGRTASYDPGDGYGHLAFSVDEVAVEHERLTRAGLNPGKLVELNRDGKLFGLFFFITDPDGYKIEVLQRHGRFQ
- a CDS encoding ABC transporter permease, whose product is MKLVVANLFRVVALAVLLILLFRTEWLSFILVALTNNNAPPVYTQNSLPSLALGHLELVVVSIVGSAILAVLAGIFVTRKSGEDFLPLSRAIANAGQTFPPVAVLALAVPATGFGAAPTLIALFLYGLLPIFENTVSGLRQVSPSVLDAADGMGMDATQRLFRVELPLALPLILEGLKVATVINIGTATIGSTVAAKGLGEVIIAGLISDNTAFILQGGLIVGLMAVLIYDGMGLVENAITRRIGLRPA
- a CDS encoding ABC transporter ATP-binding protein, with product MTMIEIRNVTKRYGAATVVDDVSMSVEKGSITVIVGTSGSGKSTLMRMINRLVPITEGQIFVAGQNVMDVPATELRRKIGYAIQGHGLFPHRTVAQNIATVPELLGWDAARTAGRVNELLGLFNLDPATFASKYPHQLSGGQQQRVGVARALAAEPDLLLMDEPFGALDPVIRGKAQDDLLAIQKQFGTTVVLVTHDMDEAFHLGNQIAVMSEGRLLQCSTPEKILTEPADPFVQQLTGTSDRALKLMSLLPLKASMAPAKTGLPYALPQSISLRDALAEMIWQGVDEAAVQDADRAPVGSISMTRLLELGRKA
- a CDS encoding ABC transporter permease, producing the protein MEETLAVRKLDRLGVVLVAAGAIATALLPFIYVKANRIASGKPMLLTQLVDQPSVIILTLLLAATAFAALCVQSAALRLAIATLALAALIAALGLVATGFTPPNSNAARMTPGGGFWVLFAVVGLVTSDALVKIRLTPWMRVAALVIYTALLAAYLSSGLLDSLSIMKEFATRSAQFRSEAISHLLLALGSVAIAIVLGLPLGVLCFWVPRLRAAVLQGLSLIQTIPSLALFGILMLPLGYIATHVPLAADLGIRGIGTAPALIALVLYSLLPIVANTVVGLEGVDPSVRDAAAGMGLTRRQILTGIDMPLAFPVILTGIRIVLVQAIGLVTIAALIGGGGFGIFIFQGLGQTAMDLVMLGAVPTVFFAFSSAVILDAVIDSIRGSAA
- the osmF gene encoding glycine betaine ABC transporter substrate-binding protein OsmF, with amino-acid sequence MLKKLALAVSLSAFAAGAAHAADVVVSSKIDTEGTLLGNVIALALDANGIKTQDRIALGATPVVRKAITAGEIDIYPEYTGNAGFFFNKADDAAWKNLDQGYEMAKKLDYDANKIVWLAPSPANNTWALGIRNDVAGPNNLKTMSDFGKWVADGGDAKLAASAEFVNSAGALPAFQTTYGFQLKPDQMVVLSGGDTAATIKAAADQTNGVNTAMVYGTDGAIEAAELTVLADDKSVQQVYAPTPIIREAVLKANPKIEEILAPIFKSLTADELRKLNAKIQVEGEPAKSVAEAYLKEKGFLK
- a CDS encoding LysR family transcriptional regulator, with product MHLGALFVASHVLASGSVRETARRFSLAASTVSVAVSNLESELAIKLTERSSGELVKLIASGKVLDGLQPIMLAIAQLHELAGEPAVAFESWASRIPIKTVTIERFLEVADQGSINRAARRLRLGQPQLSLQIANLEKFIGHQLLERQAQGSALTRKGRSAYSIFSAVSQAWNDLKSAADERYRRVARSLRIGSIIPTGAESWVARCLSALVADWNAGRSKNAISLISMTADDLREALRSGRIDVAILDSVFGLEGFEHRELLRTDLVAIAPPGSTASTVADLVAGHPICTPSERTGLGDAATALSRERAVSRRFRNQDIMAADSLPVIVDLVASHGYVSFLGRVSALPIADRVRIVELAEHIPISYHVACNHRKASADACAMIAAAVHKIISEPVAKTAAVA